From a single Desulfomicrobium apsheronum genomic region:
- the thiE gene encoding thiamine phosphate synthase has product MNGRTLVTRLMREGGLYGLTAEKFSLGRRNADVVRAMLDGGIRIIQYREKTKKMGLKYEECLQLRAMTREADAAFIVNDDIDLALLTGADGVHVGQEDLPIEAVRALVGENMAIGLSTHSPEQARAAVSLGADYIGVGPIFTTRTKEDVCAPVGFEYLDFVVRNIDLPFVAIGGIKEHNLKAVADHGARCMALVTEITAAEDIRSKIAALTNILCP; this is encoded by the coding sequence ATGAACGGACGCACCCTTGTGACCCGGCTGATGCGCGAAGGCGGCCTGTACGGGCTGACCGCTGAAAAATTCTCCCTCGGACGGCGCAACGCGGACGTGGTCCGGGCCATGCTGGACGGCGGGATACGCATCATCCAATACCGCGAAAAGACGAAAAAGATGGGACTGAAATACGAGGAGTGCCTCCAGCTGCGAGCCATGACCCGCGAGGCGGACGCGGCCTTCATCGTCAACGACGACATCGATCTGGCCCTGCTGACGGGAGCCGACGGCGTACACGTGGGCCAGGAAGACCTGCCGATCGAGGCCGTGCGCGCCTTGGTGGGTGAAAACATGGCCATCGGCCTCTCGACCCATTCCCCGGAGCAGGCCCGTGCGGCAGTATCCCTCGGCGCGGATTACATAGGTGTCGGGCCGATCTTCACGACTCGGACCAAGGAGGATGTCTGCGCACCCGTGGGCTTTGAATATCTGGACTTCGTCGTGCGCAATATCGATCTGCCTTTTGTCGCCATCGGCGGGATCAAGGAGCACAACCTGAAGGCGGTGGCCGATCACGGCGCCCGGTGCATGGCCCTGGTCACCGAGATAACCGCCGCCGAGGACATCCGGAGCAAGATCGCCGCGCTGACGAACATTCTCTGCCCCTGA
- a CDS encoding hydrogenase small subunit codes for MKVSVGLGKPGAEERLEKSGVSRRDFMKFCTTIAAVMGMEASFANKIALALTSPKRPSVVWLHNAECTGCSESILRAVRPFIDDLILDTISLDYHETIMAAAGHKAEEALHAAVSSPNGFLCVVEGAIPTKDNGIYGMVGGRTMLEINSEILPKAIAVISYGTCATYGGVQAASPNPTDAKGINDALKHLGVNAVNIPGCPPNPYNLVGTIVHLLTHSLAIPEMDSINRPIMFFGETVHEQCERLPHYEAGEFAPSFDSEEARKGWCLYQLGCKGPMTYNNCPKVKFNQTNWPVQAGHPCIGCSEPDFWDSASPFYEEA; via the coding sequence ATGAAGGTTTCTGTAGGTTTAGGCAAACCCGGGGCCGAAGAGCGATTGGAAAAAAGTGGGGTCTCACGCCGAGATTTCATGAAGTTCTGTACCACAATCGCAGCGGTCATGGGTATGGAGGCGTCGTTCGCCAACAAAATCGCCCTGGCGCTGACGTCCCCCAAACGTCCTTCTGTGGTCTGGCTGCATAACGCGGAATGCACAGGCTGCTCTGAATCCATTCTCCGCGCTGTTCGTCCCTTTATCGACGACCTGATTCTGGACACAATCAGCCTCGACTACCATGAAACCATCATGGCAGCCGCCGGCCACAAGGCTGAAGAAGCCCTGCATGCGGCCGTAAGCTCCCCCAACGGTTTTCTCTGCGTTGTTGAAGGTGCCATCCCGACCAAGGACAACGGCATCTACGGCATGGTCGGCGGGCGCACCATGCTTGAAATCAACTCCGAAATCCTGCCCAAGGCAATCGCCGTGATTTCCTACGGCACCTGCGCCACCTACGGCGGCGTTCAGGCAGCAAGCCCCAACCCGACTGACGCCAAGGGCATCAACGACGCACTCAAGCATCTGGGCGTCAACGCAGTCAACATCCCCGGCTGTCCCCCCAACCCGTACAATCTGGTTGGAACCATCGTTCATCTCCTGACCCACAGTCTGGCCATCCCGGAAATGGATTCCATAAACCGGCCGATCATGTTCTTCGGCGAAACCGTGCACGAACAGTGCGAACGCCTGCCCCATTACGAAGCCGGCGAATTCGCACCCTCCTTTGATTCGGAAGAGGCCCGCAAAGGCTGGTGTCTGTACCAGCTCGGATGCAAAGGCCCCATGACCTACAACAACTGCCCCAAGGTCAAGTTCAACCAGACGAACTGGCCAGTTCAGGCCGGACATCCCTGTATCGGCTGCAGTGAACCCGATTTCTGGGACTCCGCTTCCCCCTTCTACGAAGAAGCATAA
- the thiS gene encoding sulfur carrier protein ThiS yields MHITVNGRTQDMESGQTLQGLILSMNLDPSVVVAELNQSIVPGDKFASTSLCDGDRLELLSFVGGG; encoded by the coding sequence ATGCACATCACCGTCAACGGACGCACCCAGGACATGGAATCCGGCCAGACACTGCAAGGCCTGATCCTGTCCATGAACCTCGATCCATCCGTGGTCGTGGCCGAACTGAACCAGAGCATCGTGCCCGGCGACAAATTCGCCTCCACCAGCCTTTGCGACGGCGACCGGCTGGAACTGCTGAGCTTTGTCGGCGGCGGCTGA
- the thiH gene encoding 2-iminoacetate synthase ThiH, with amino-acid sequence MSFLSEAQRLGQTPLHLENVSEDDVRRAVGLPRVDASAFAALLSPAANKHLETMAARAHALTLSHFGRTVSLFTPLYVSNHCANHCRYCGFAAPNSIPRSQLSLDEVRAEGEAIAATGLKQLLLLTGEAPRKAGVAYLEACVQVLRPLFPSISVEVYPMETADYARLTRAGVDGLTVFQETYDPVLYAELHPAGPKRDYAFRLNTPQRGAEAGMRVVNIGALLGLTDWRQEIYAVGLHAAWLQKRYPGVDIAVSLPRMRPHVGAFQPACIVSDRELVQAMTALRIFLPRLSITISTREAPSFRDNILPLGVTRMSAGVSTAVGGHAKPSKTGQFEISDPRSVAEIEAMLRARGYQAVFKDWEPIEASA; translated from the coding sequence ATGAGCTTTCTGTCCGAAGCCCAGCGTCTGGGCCAAACGCCCCTGCATCTCGAAAACGTGAGCGAGGATGACGTGCGCCGTGCCGTCGGCCTCCCGCGCGTCGATGCATCCGCATTCGCGGCCCTGCTCTCCCCGGCCGCAAACAAGCACTTGGAGACCATGGCCGCCCGTGCCCACGCGCTGACCCTGAGCCATTTCGGCCGCACGGTGAGCCTGTTCACCCCGCTCTACGTCTCCAACCACTGCGCCAACCACTGCCGCTATTGCGGCTTTGCGGCCCCGAACAGCATTCCGCGCAGCCAGCTCAGCCTGGACGAGGTCCGGGCCGAGGGCGAGGCCATCGCCGCCACGGGGTTAAAGCAGCTGCTCCTTCTGACCGGAGAGGCCCCGCGCAAGGCGGGCGTTGCGTATCTGGAAGCCTGTGTGCAGGTCCTGCGTCCCCTGTTTCCCTCCATCTCCGTGGAGGTCTATCCCATGGAAACGGCGGATTACGCGCGGCTGACCCGGGCGGGCGTGGACGGGCTGACGGTGTTCCAGGAAACCTATGACCCGGTCCTCTACGCCGAGCTGCACCCCGCCGGGCCCAAGCGGGACTACGCGTTTCGGCTGAACACTCCGCAGCGAGGAGCCGAGGCGGGCATGCGCGTGGTCAACATCGGGGCGCTCCTGGGCCTGACCGACTGGCGGCAGGAAATTTACGCCGTCGGCCTGCATGCGGCCTGGCTGCAAAAACGCTATCCCGGCGTGGACATCGCCGTGTCCCTGCCACGCATGCGCCCCCATGTAGGAGCGTTTCAGCCGGCGTGCATCGTTTCCGACCGGGAGCTGGTGCAGGCCATGACCGCCCTGCGCATTTTCCTGCCGCGCCTGTCCATCACCATCTCCACTCGCGAAGCTCCAAGCTTTCGCGACAACATCCTGCCGCTGGGCGTTACGCGCATGTCGGCAGGGGTCAGCACCGCCGTGGGCGGACACGCAAAACCCTCAAAGACCGGACAGTTTGAGATCTCCGACCCGCGCAGCGTGGCCGAGATCGAGGCCATGCTGCGAGCCCGCGGCTACCAGGCCGTATTCAAGGACTGGGAACCCATCGAGGCCAGCGCGTGA
- a CDS encoding NAD(P)H-dependent oxidoreductase, producing MDKQIILDAFMFRHACKEFDPKIQISDEDFLFILETARLSPSSFGFEPWQFLVVQDMNFRRKLLPHTWGGKLQIPTASHFMVCLAMKAPLLKFDSVGIADFMRQIQELPEDRITARTEYYATFQQSDFRLLDSDRAMFDWACKQCYIAQANMMTAAALVGIDSCPIEGYAQDKVDEVLAEDFGVDLNEYGVAYMLAFGYRAKPPKRKTRRPLEQMVRWF from the coding sequence ATGGACAAGCAGATCATTCTGGACGCCTTCATGTTCCGTCATGCCTGCAAGGAGTTCGATCCAAAGATCCAGATTTCCGATGAGGATTTCCTGTTCATTCTTGAAACCGCGCGTTTGTCCCCAAGCTCCTTCGGATTTGAGCCGTGGCAGTTTCTGGTTGTTCAGGACATGAATTTCCGCAGAAAACTCCTGCCGCACACCTGGGGCGGCAAGCTTCAGATCCCCACGGCGAGTCATTTTATGGTCTGCCTGGCCATGAAGGCGCCCCTGCTCAAGTTCGACAGCGTCGGCATCGCGGATTTCATGCGCCAGATTCAGGAATTGCCCGAAGACCGCATCACCGCTCGCACGGAATACTACGCCACTTTCCAGCAGTCGGATTTTCGCCTCCTGGACAGCGACCGGGCCATGTTCGACTGGGCCTGCAAGCAGTGCTACATCGCGCAGGCCAACATGATGACTGCGGCGGCTTTGGTCGGCATCGATTCCTGCCCCATCGAAGGCTACGCGCAGGACAAGGTGGACGAGGTGCTGGCTGAGGATTTCGGCGTGGATCTGAACGAGTACGGAGTGGCCTACATGCTCGCTTTCGGCTATCGGGCCAAGCCGCCCAAGCGCAAGACGCGCAGACCTCTCGAACAGATGGTGCGCTGGTTCTAG
- a CDS encoding GNAT family N-acetyltransferase gives MFKRVQSPEEQLRVMMIRAIVFMEEQGIAYADEMDMHDATALHILGEIDGEPVACGRIRYQGDRAFLQRLAVRRAWRGQRLGSALLAFMLKECRKDGFGRFDLHAQTRAVGFYRRHGFTTCGEEFEEAGIPHVHMWLRDTTPE, from the coding sequence ATGTTCAAACGCGTGCAATCACCCGAGGAACAGCTTCGGGTGATGATGATCCGGGCCATAGTGTTCATGGAAGAGCAAGGCATTGCCTATGCGGATGAAATGGACATGCATGACGCCACGGCCCTGCACATTCTTGGCGAAATAGATGGCGAGCCCGTGGCCTGCGGCCGGATTCGCTACCAGGGCGACCGGGCCTTCCTGCAACGTCTGGCCGTGCGCCGCGCGTGGCGTGGCCAGAGGCTCGGCAGCGCGCTTCTTGCTTTCATGCTCAAAGAATGTCGCAAGGACGGATTCGGTCGATTCGACCTTCACGCCCAGACCCGGGCGGTAGGATTCTACCGCAGGCACGGCTTCACAACCTGCGGGGAAGAGTTCGAGGAGGCGGGCATACCGCATGTGCACATGTGGCTGCGCGACACGACGCCGGAATGA
- the thiF gene encoding sulfur carrier protein ThiS adenylyltransferase ThiF has protein sequence MNTFEHGLTRYLGEGFLSFLRSVRIGIIGAGGLGSNCAVHLVRCGFTNLVLADADEVEPSNLNRQHFTLAQVGRPKVEALRDNLTAINPAARIEALHLHVNARNMASLFASSDAVVEAVDDPRTKKLIVEIMTQAGRLVVGASGLGGFGRAGSMTVRTVRPGLVIVGDHVTPCDIPNPPMSPCVGMAAAMQADVILNHFHTIYKEKA, from the coding sequence GTGAACACCTTTGAACATGGGCTGACGCGTTATCTAGGCGAGGGCTTTCTCTCCTTCCTGCGTTCCGTGCGGATCGGGATCATCGGCGCCGGGGGGCTCGGTTCCAACTGCGCCGTGCACCTCGTGCGCTGCGGATTCACGAACCTCGTCCTGGCCGACGCGGACGAGGTGGAACCTTCCAACCTCAATCGCCAACATTTCACGCTGGCCCAGGTCGGCCGCCCCAAGGTCGAGGCCCTGCGCGACAACCTCACGGCCATAAACCCGGCGGCCAGGATCGAGGCCCTTCATCTGCACGTGAACGCCCGGAACATGGCCAGCCTTTTCGCATCCTCCGACGCCGTGGTCGAGGCCGTGGACGATCCGCGCACCAAGAAGCTCATCGTCGAGATCATGACGCAGGCGGGCCGACTCGTGGTCGGCGCATCGGGGCTCGGCGGGTTCGGCCGCGCCGGGAGCATGACTGTCCGGACCGTACGACCGGGCCTCGTCATTGTCGGAGACCACGTGACGCCCTGCGACATCCCGAATCCGCCCATGTCTCCCTGTGTGGGCATGGCCGCAGCCATGCAGGCCGACGTGATTCTGAACCATTTTCACACCATATATAAGGAAAAGGCATGA
- a CDS encoding tetratricopeptide repeat protein codes for MPEKLQEKENIVAEDYTIADVSKYCMATDLGLECVCSKRTTVAIGTGTTAKKEDSTLYYYAKQIDDELLALQSLNAHWAPSGPALEVTMLELITQYQPEVDMFLKQVKPVIQKIAKAVAKGDRHRKNGEPYSAAMEYNNALGLDEKNVRALFGLGLTYLQYNQHDKAATVFEQLIALDGFASAEFKHLFNQFGIELRKQDMLDQACRYYSRAIEVCATDENLYFNLARAFVQGGRIGEAENALEKCLNINPGHEEGQKFKKYLCTLSFS; via the coding sequence ATGCCCGAGAAATTGCAGGAAAAAGAGAATATCGTGGCTGAAGACTACACCATCGCCGATGTTTCCAAATATTGCATGGCCACGGACCTGGGGCTCGAGTGCGTCTGTTCGAAACGGACCACGGTCGCCATCGGCACGGGAACCACAGCCAAGAAGGAAGACAGCACCCTCTACTACTACGCCAAGCAGATCGATGACGAACTCTTGGCCCTGCAGTCCCTCAACGCACATTGGGCGCCCTCGGGACCCGCCCTGGAAGTGACCATGCTGGAGTTGATCACCCAGTATCAGCCCGAGGTGGACATGTTCCTGAAGCAGGTCAAACCCGTCATCCAGAAAATAGCCAAGGCCGTGGCCAAGGGCGATCGGCACAGGAAAAACGGGGAGCCCTATTCGGCGGCCATGGAATACAACAATGCCTTGGGGCTGGATGAAAAGAACGTCCGCGCCCTGTTCGGCCTGGGGCTTACCTATCTGCAATACAATCAGCACGACAAGGCCGCCACGGTTTTCGAGCAGCTCATCGCCCTTGATGGCTTTGCCTCGGCGGAGTTCAAACACCTCTTCAATCAGTTCGGGATCGAACTGCGCAAGCAGGACATGCTGGATCAGGCTTGTCGATATTATTCCCGGGCCATAGAGGTCTGCGCCACGGACGAAAACCTCTATTTCAACCTGGCCAGGGCCTTTGTGCAGGGCGGCAGGATCGGCGAGGCGGAGAATGCCTTGGAGAAGTGCCTGAACATCAATCCCGGGCACGAGGAAGGGCAGAAGTTCAAGAAGTATCTGTGCACGTTGTCCTTTAGCTGA
- a CDS encoding thiazole synthase, with amino-acid sequence MEHTDIFEIGGKRLSSRLFTGTGKYGNDALIAPVCEASGSEVITVALRRVDLDGKTDNVMKHIPSHMTLLPNTSGARNADEAVRIARLARAMGCGDWIKIEVISDNRYLLPDGYETAKATEILAREGFVVLPYMNPDLYVARSLADAGAAAIMPLGAPIGTNRGLRTEEMIRILIEEMELPIIVDAGIGAPSQACRAMEMGAAACLVNTAIATASDPVLMGRAFGRAVTAGREAWLAGPGAVATLAQASSPLTGFLDRTEGAS; translated from the coding sequence ATGGAACATACCGACATTTTTGAAATCGGTGGCAAGCGCCTGAGCAGCCGCCTGTTCACCGGCACGGGCAAGTACGGCAACGACGCGCTCATCGCGCCTGTGTGTGAGGCCTCCGGCTCCGAGGTCATCACCGTGGCCCTGCGCCGGGTGGATCTGGACGGCAAGACGGATAACGTCATGAAGCATATCCCCTCACACATGACCCTGCTGCCCAACACCTCCGGGGCGCGCAACGCCGACGAGGCCGTACGCATCGCCCGACTGGCCCGGGCCATGGGCTGCGGGGACTGGATCAAGATCGAGGTCATTTCCGACAACCGCTACCTGCTGCCCGACGGATACGAGACCGCCAAGGCTACGGAAATCCTGGCCAGGGAAGGCTTCGTGGTCCTGCCGTACATGAACCCCGACCTCTACGTGGCCCGCTCCCTGGCCGATGCCGGGGCGGCGGCGATCATGCCGCTGGGCGCGCCCATCGGCACCAACCGGGGCCTTCGAACCGAAGAGATGATTCGCATCCTCATCGAGGAAATGGAGCTGCCCATCATCGTCGACGCGGGCATCGGCGCTCCCAGCCAGGCCTGCCGGGCCATGGAGATGGGGGCCGCGGCCTGTCTGGTCAACACGGCCATCGCCACGGCCTCGGACCCCGTGCTCATGGGCCGGGCCTTCGGGCGGGCGGTGACGGCCGGACGCGAAGCCTGGCTGGCCGGACCCGGGGCGGTCGCCACCCTGGCACAGGCTTCCTCGCCCCTGACCGGATTCCTGGACCGGACGGAAGGCGCGTCATGA